TTATATATGCAATCTGCCTTTGCTGGCGTGGGGAATCCGATAGTTATCGAAAACAAAATAATCACATTAATTAATTTCATAAATTTTATGCCTTAGTCATCAAAACTTCTAATCAACTTAGTATCTGGATTCTCTGGAATAATAGCAATAGTAACCTCTCGAATAAAACCCACACTCCCATCTCTTATGTTTATATTCCCGTTATCAATATCTTTTTTACTCACTTCAACAGAAAATATATCATCATTGTCAGAGCAATTTTTACTAGCAACTGCTGTCATAGTAACTAAATTGCCACCATCAAAAGACACCAGGTTTAAACGTTTCAAATCTAATTCTCTTTTATCATTACATAGCCTAATATAACCTTTCGGCAATTGATCATTTACAGAAAATTTTGCCTTGAAACTCTCTGCAGCACAAATGCCTTCGCCTTCAAGACATTTTTCTTTTACAGTCTTTACATCGATGTCCCGTGGATCTATTGTTGCGTTTGTAGTAGCTATGCCATTAGTTGCCTTGGATATTAATTTGACTTCTTCTGCATTGGTATTGACAATGACTAAGCCTAAGTCTTCATTTTGATCAGGGTCAGTGTTATGTTCTACTTTTATCTCTGTCATTTGACGCTCAAGAAAATGATTATTTACTAAACTGAATATTAACAATGTGGCTAAACCAGCAGTTGTTTGAAAATCAAATGGACCTATTTTTCCACTCAATTTATTATCGCTTTGGACTGTTTTATCTAGCCAATTGTAAACTATCAAAGCTGCCGATATACTCAGTACAAATGAGGGAATCCAAGGACGGGCTTCCCCCTGTTTATTAAATAATCCTAAATATATACCTCCAATTAGTGTAAAAATGATAATTACTGTATTAGCTTTGTTGATAGTATGAGGATTATTATTTTGATTTTTAGAGTTACTCATAATGTTGATAAATTGCTCCTACATAAATAAAGATGGACGAAACCCAGACCAAGGGCGAGCGGTTTCTAATTGGGTCGCTAAAGAAATAAGGGTAATTTCCCCAGCAGGACGACCAATCAGTTGAATACCGACGGGTAAACCTTGAGCATCAAAGCCCGTAGGTAGAGCGATCGCGGGTAAACCGGAGGCGTTAACAGGAGGACATGGGGCTATCCACTGGATAATCTTTTCTAAGGTTTCAGGGGGAGATAAATCAGCCCACTCACCTATAGCAATAGGAGGATGAAGATAAGTTGGTAGGAGTAGAACGTCAAAATCATCGAAAAAAGCCACGATTTCTCGAGCTAGCACCTGCATTTGATGTACAGCTTGCAAATAATCTCCAGCTGACCCCGCTTGATTAGCGAGCCACTGGTTAAAGGAACTAAGGGCTTCTAAGGGCAGACCTGAAGCCGCGGCACCTGCTTGCCAGATTCGGCTGAAGGGATTGACTAAACTACTAAAATCGGGACAAGCCGGTTCGAGTGTATGTCCCATAGCTTCTAGGATTTCTACCGTTTGCTTTACTTGTTCTGCACAAATCGGAGCCACGCTCATTCCCGCGATATTACCCAAATTGTAAGCAATTCTCATGGAGGGAGTCTGACGACGGGTTGCTGCGAAAAAAGATATTTCCGGTGGCTCTAACCAGTAAGGATCTCCGGTGATGTAACCAGACATGACGTCTAGTAAAGCCGCAGCGTCGGCTACGGTACGCGCCAAAGGACCATGAGTAGAGATCCCACTTTGATAATCTCCCACCGGTGCATTGGAAACTCGACCCCGAGAGGGTTTAATGCCCACCAAGCCACAACAAAAGGCGGGACCCCGAATTGACCCTCCACCGTCAGAACCTTGAGCAAAGGGAGATAGCCCTGCAGCTACAGCAGAAGCTGCTCCGCCACTGGAGCCTCCAGGAGTATAGTTTAAGTTCCAAGGATTGCGCGTTGGGGGGAACCCTGGGGGTTCGGTGTAGGGAAGGGAACCCAATTCACAGGTGGCGGTTTTACCTAGGATAATTAAGCCGCCCTGTTTGATACGAGTTACTACACCATCGTCGTAGTTGGCGATTCGCTCTTTCAGTGCCATAGTACCGTAGGAACAGGGTAAACCTGCTACAGGGTTGAGATCTTTGACGGAGATAGGTACACCGAACAAAAGAGGTAAGTCTGTAGTGTTTTTTAACTGAGTCAGTTGTTCAGTTTTAGTTCTAGCTTCAGCTAGGGCCATTTCTGCCGCTACGGTGTAATAACATCCGAGTTGCTCATTAAATTTTTCAATGCGATCTAAGTACAATTGCACTAATTCTAGGGGAGAGATTTCCC
The genomic region above belongs to Gloeocapsa sp. PCC 73106 and contains:
- a CDS encoding amidase, with the translated sequence MTTDQELAFTSAVEQGQLIRRGEISPLELVQLYLDRIEKFNEQLGCYYTVAAEMALAEARTKTEQLTQLKNTTDLPLLFGVPISVKDLNPVAGLPCSYGTMALKERIANYDDGVVTRIKQGGLIILGKTATCELGSLPYTEPPGFPPTRNPWNLNYTPGGSSGGAASAVAAGLSPFAQGSDGGGSIRGPAFCCGLVGIKPSRGRVSNAPVGDYQSGISTHGPLARTVADAAALLDVMSGYITGDPYWLEPPEISFFAATRRQTPSMRIAYNLGNIAGMSVAPICAEQVKQTVEILEAMGHTLEPACPDFSSLVNPFSRIWQAGAAASGLPLEALSSFNQWLANQAGSAGDYLQAVHQMQVLAREIVAFFDDFDVLLLPTYLHPPIAIGEWADLSPPETLEKIIQWIAPCPPVNASGLPAIALPTGFDAQGLPVGIQLIGRPAGEITLISLATQLETARPWSGFRPSLFM